In the genome of Muntiacus reevesi chromosome 5, mMunRee1.1, whole genome shotgun sequence, one region contains:
- the LOC136169024 gene encoding olfactory receptor 8B12-like, whose amino-acid sequence MAADNTSSVIEFILTGLTVKAQLKIPLFFLFLSFYVVTVVGNLGLITLIGLNSHLHIPMYFFLFNLSFIDFSYSTTLTPKMLTGFVSEKNTISYAGCMTQFFFFCFFVFSESYILSAMAYDRYVAICKPLVYTVTMSPQVCLLLLLGVYGMGVFGAVSHMGNIMFMTFCGDNLVNHYMCDIIPLLELSCNSSYINLLVVFIVVTIGIGVPIVTIFISYGFILSNILHISSTEGRSKAFSTCSSHIIVVSLFFGSGAFMYLKPPSILPLDQGKVSSVFYTAVVPMLNPLIYSLRNKDVKVALKKTLSIKIFS is encoded by the coding sequence ATGGCTGCAGATAACACCTCCTCTGTGATAGAGTTCATCCTTACAGGCTTAACAGTCAAGGCACAACTCAAGATCCCCCTCTTCTTCCTGTTTCTAAGTTTCTATGTCGTCACCGTAGTGGGGAACCTGGGTTTGATAACTTTGATTGGACTGAATTCTCACCTTCATattcccatgtactttttcctcttcaACCTCTCCTTCATAGATTTTAGTTACTCCACTACCCTCACCCCTAAAATGCTGACGGGTTTTGTCTCAGAGAAGAACACCATTTCCTATGCAGGGTGTAtgactcaattttttttcttctgtttctttgtcttttctgaatCCTACATCCTGTCAGCGATGGCATATGACCGCTATGTCGCCATCTGTAAGCCACTGGTGTACACGGTCACCATGTCTCCTCAGGTGTGTTTACTCCTTTTGTTGGGGGTCTATGGGATGGGAGTGTTTGGGGCTGTGTCTCATATGGGGAACATAATGTTTATGACCTTCTGTGGTGACAACCTTGTCAATCACTATATGTGTGACATCATTCCCCTCCTTGAGCTCTCCTGTAACAGCTCTTACATAAATTTGCTGGTGGTCTTTATTGTTGTGACTATTGGCATTGGGGTGCCCATTGTGACCATTTTTATCTCTTATGGTTTTATTCTTTCTAACATTCTCCACATCAGCTCCACTGAGGGCCGATCCAAAGCCTTTAGTACATGCAGTTCCCATATAATtgtggtttctcttttctttgggtCAGGAGCTTTTATGTACCTCAAACCACCTTCTATTTTACCCCTTGATCAGGGGAAAGTGTCCTCTGTATTCTATACTGCTGTGGTGCCCATGCTCAACCCGTTAATCTATAGCCTGAGGAATAAGGATGTTAAAGTCGCCCTGAAGAAAACCTTGAGCATAAAAATCTTCTCttga